GATGCCGTCGACCTGAATACCGCGGATGGACGTCCCGCAACGCGATCCTTTGCGAGAAATCGCCTGGCCCGCATGGTGGCGGCTGACTCCGAAGAGTTCAATCACCGCGACGCTGTGGAACTGGCGCAGTCGATTGCCGAATCGCAGTCGGTGATGATCGCGCGATCGATTTTGAAAGTCGTCAGCACGATGAGCGCACCGCCCGAAAAAATCATCGTCTCGGGGCATGGCGATTTCCTGGCGCGACAGGCGATTCATCTGGCCAATCTCACCGCGCCGCAGATTTCGCTGACCGAGGAACTGACGCCTCGTGTTTCGCGATGTGCCACCGCTCATGCGCTAGCGATCATCACGCGCGAACTGAGCATGAAATGATCCCGCGTAAACGCTCCCTGGCGATTGTGAAACTCGGCGGGAGCTTGCTCGATTGGCCAGGATTGTGCGGCGCGCTCGAGCAATTCCTGGCCGAGTTCTCTGTCAGTCACTCCCATCTGCTGATCGTCATCGGCGGAGGGAAGCTGGCCGATGCGATTCGCGATGCCGACGCCGTGCATCAGCTGGGCGATCATGCGAGTCATGCGCTGGCGATTCGCGCGATGCAATTGTCGGCGCTGATCGTGCAGCAAATCATTCGGCCTCGTGCGCAGGTCTTACATCTTGTCAGCGAACTCGACTCTTGGCTCGCGCAACCCGCGACTGAAACTGCCTGGATCGCGATCCTCGATCCGCTCGAGTTCCTCGAGCATCACGAACCGCAGATGCCGGGGGCAGTTTTGCCAGCCTCGTGGGACGTGACGAGCGATTCGATCGCCGCGCGCTTGGCTCAAGTCCTGAAGGCGAGCGAACTCGTTCTCCTAAAATCGGTCGATGCACCGTCGCGCGATGCCGATGAGCTTGCGAAACTCGCGATCGTCGACAATTTTTTTTCCGAGATCGCGAGGAGTATTGCGTGGCGGATCGTGAACTTACGAACATTCGGCGCGAGGTAGCCAGCAGAGACTCCAGTACCGCGGCGAGAGCAAGAAAACAAAAAAGCCGACTGCAAGAGGGCTCTCGCAGTCGGCTCGATGATTATCGTTTCAGTTTCAGCGCGTCAGGTGCTAGTTCCACCAGATCGAGTTGCCAGCTGGGGCAGCGGTCGAGTGAACCTTCTTCACTTCGGCGCTGATTTCCGACTTCTCGCAAGCTTGCCAGCTGCTGATTTCGACACCGCCCGAAGCGGTGATTACGAACTCGCGACCACGCTTCACGAAGCTGCACTGCGTGTCGATTGTCTTGGCGGCACTGAACTCTTGGATGGCGAGATTGTTGTCTTCGCCCAGGAGCGTTGGAATCTTGAGGTTGGCTTTTTCGAGCAAACCTTCTTTAGCGATGAGGGCAGCAACAACGCACAGGTCCATCGCGTTCCGGAGATCGCCAAACACAGGGTCGGCCACCGAGAGTTCTTCGTACTTCTCGGTCATCTTATCGGCCCATTTCTGAGCGATTGGGTTCACTTTGCCGGTACCGGTCACGCTGCCATCGTCGCCGATGAATTCGTCTTCGGTCATCACCTTCACACCACGACCACGAATCTGCCAGGCCAAACCATCTTCGCTCTTGGCGAGTGGTTCGTAGTCGGTGGCAATCCACCAGCGTGGCATCATGTTGTCGAGGCCACCCTTCATCATGTCGAGGAAGCTGGGGAGACCAGCAACGGGGGAAGCGTCGAGCTTCATCGCAATACGTTTCATTTTGAAATCGCTGGCGACCAGCGTGCGAGCAAAGCGGCTGGTAGCAGGGACACCAGTGACGGTGACTTGCTGTGGACCGAGAGCCTTTTCGATCCCATCGAGCACACCGGGGCCAAACTGACGGACCGAGCCGAGCAGCTGATCGAGACGTTGACGTCCTTCAGCTGTGGGATCGATCGAGCAGGTGATGCCACCT
This window of the Pirellula staleyi DSM 6068 genome carries:
- a CDS encoding aspartate/glutamate/uridylate kinase, which gives rise to MIPRKRSLAIVKLGGSLLDWPGLCGALEQFLAEFSVSHSHLLIVIGGGKLADAIRDADAVHQLGDHASHALAIRAMQLSALIVQQIIRPRAQVLHLVSELDSWLAQPATETAWIAILDPLEFLEHHEPQMPGAVLPASWDVTSDSIAARLAQVLKASELVLLKSVDAPSRDADELAKLAIVDNFFSEIARSIAWRIVNLRTFGAR
- a CDS encoding DUF1598 domain-containing protein, producing MLRLCAAKLAGFGGYVYRSPLFASALAVLALATVCLAGHNNNNNNNNAVGGISISPEGVVNKQVEVNRIGLRDYYRENLMKIPAELNKPTEMRKVSLKQLEAAVKASGKNLSVNQSEDIRFMAGLQRVEYILVYPELGDIVLVGPGEGWKVDDNANYVGVTTGRPVVRLEDFVVALRTVDNARQGGITCSIDPTAEGRQRLDQLLGSVRQFGPGVLDGIEKALGPQQVTVTGVPATSRFARTLVASDFKMKRIAMKLDASPVAGLPSFLDMMKGGLDNMMPRWWIATDYEPLAKSEDGLAWQIRGRGVKVMTEDEFIGDDGSVTGTGKVNPIAQKWADKMTEKYEELSVADPVFGDLRNAMDLCVVAALIAKEGLLEKANLKIPTLLGEDNNLAIQEFSAAKTIDTQCSFVKRGREFVITASGGVEISSWQACEKSEISAEVKKVHSTAAPAGNSIWWN